Part of the Kushneria marisflavi genome, ACCCGAAAGCGTAATGTCCGGCCCGCCCCTCACCGGGGCGTCCGTGTTTGGCACCCGAACGCGATGACCGTGCCGCGCCCCTTTCCCCGTTATCCCGGGGCATTTTGACCCTCTTCTCGAGCCGGAGAGCTTTCAGAGAAGATCGACCGCCACCCCGGGAGCATGACTGCATGACCACCGATACCGTTTCACCCGCGGCCGGCGAGACGACCTCGCCGACAGCACCGGCCAACACGCCACGACGCGTGATGATCGCAAGTCTTGCGGGCACCACCATCGAGTTTTATGACTTCTATATCTTCGCGACCGCGGCAGCACTTGTGATCGGGCCCACCTTCTTTCCGGGAGAGTCCTCTCAGATGCAGGTGCTGGCCGCCTTCATGAGCTTTGGGCTGGCATTCGTGGCCCGTCCGGTAGGCTCGTTTCTCTTTGGTCATTTCGGTGACCGCATCGGGCGCAAGTCGACGCTGGTGGCCAGTCTGGTACTGATGGGCGGCGCAACGGTCGGCATCGGACTCCTGCCCGGCTATCAAAGCATCGGCATTGCCGCACCGATTCTATTGTGCGTATTTCGCCTGTGTCAGGGATTGGGCATTGGTGGGGAATGGGGTGGTGCAGCACTTCTGGCGACCGAAAACGCCCCGCGCGGGCGACGAGCCTTTTTCGGCATGTTCCCGCAGCTGGGGCCGTCGCTGGGCTTTCTGCTGGCCAACGGTGTCTTTCTGGTCATTTTGCTGTCGATGAGCGATGAGGCCTTCATGGTATGGGGCTGGCGCATTCCGTTTTTGCTGAGCGCCGTACTGGTGGTGATCGGGCTCTATGTCCGCACCACCCTGGCGGAGTCCGAGGTCTTTACCCGCGAGCAGCAAAAGCCGCCCGGTCGCGCCCCCCTGATCGAGCTGCTGCGCAACCACCGCACGCCGCTGTTGCAGGGCACGCTGGCCATGGTGGCCTGCTACGCGATCTTCTATATCACCACCGTGTTTACGCTGAACTACGCCACCCAGACCCAGGGCGTCGACCGCGGCACCTTTTTAGGCATGCTGTGCTTTGCCATTATCTTCATGGCCGGGGCCACGCCGCTGTCGGCGCTGGCGTGTGACCGCTTCGGGCGCAAACCGGTGATCATCAGCGGGCTGATCTTTACCATTGCCGTCGGGCTGATGCTGGCGCCCTTGATCAGCAGCGCCTCGATTCCACTGACGCTGGTGTTCCTGTGTCTCGGCCTGACAGCGATGGGCTGGATCTATGCGCCCATGGGCGCGCTTTTACCGGAGCTTTTACCGACACGGGTGCGCTATTCGGGTGCCGGCATCGCCTATAGCCTTGCCGGCATTCTGGGCGCGTCGCTGGCCCCCTATGCCGCCCAGTGGCTGGTCACTCAGGGGGGCCTCTCATGGGTGGGCTACTACATCGTCGGCATGGCAACCCTGAGCCTTCTGGCCATGCTGAGCGTGCGCGAAACCCGCGACCGGACGCTTTAGGGCCGTGATCATCCGTCGGACGATGCTCTGCAGAGCGCGTCCGACGCTACAGGATCAGCAGACTCAGCACGATATAGCGCAGCGCCTTACCCAGGGTAACAAGCCCCACAAACCAGAGCAGATTGACCCGCAGAACACCGGCGATCAGCGTGAGCGGATCACCGATGATCGGCACCCAGGCCAGCAGCAATGACCAGCGTCCATAGCGGCGAAAGCGCTGCTCGGCGCGGGCCATGACGCCCGGTTTCTGACGCTTGAGCCAGCCCTGATTGGCCCAGTAGCCCATGGCGTAATTCAACAGCGAGCCCAGCACATTACCGACCGTGGCCACCGCCACGAGCGCGACGGGCGATCCCCCCTTGAGCAGCAGCGAAGCCAGCACGGCTTCCGAACCCATCGGCAATAGCGTGGCTGACAAAAAGGCCGAGATGAACAGTCCGGTCAGGCCGATATCCAGCAATGCGCTCCCTCCAGCAATACGTCTCCATGATGTGCCCTGAATAAGCGCCCTCTCCTGAAGCGTCAAACCCGTTCATTGAATCCTCAGTCCCATGAACCAAAGTTCTCTCTCGCAACGTCCTGATTCGTTCCATAATGAAACCATCATGCCAGGTGCTGGCTGTTGGAGGTCAAAGCTTAATGGAAGAGGCTGATCAGGGCGCTATCACACGCTCTGACAAGAACAACAAGCTTCTCAAGTCGATACCAACAAAACAGCCCTGCTCTGCTCGAGGGTGTTCAAGGTGGACCGATGCTCGAGACGATCAAAAAATTCTGGTCACCTGGCATTGCAGGCAATCCACACGGGGTGTGCCGCCGGATTGCCCTGAGTAATCAGCTGGGCATTTTTGGAACCGTTGCGACCATACCCTATCAGCTGTTTTATTATTTTTATGACTTCGCGGGGTATCGGGGCGTCTTTCTTGCCAATCTGATGTTTATGGCAGGCTACCTGTCAGTGCTGCCACTCAATTACAAACGATGGTACAACACTGCCAGCACGGCGTTACTGATCAACGGGTGCTGCCAGCTGTTTGTCGTG contains:
- a CDS encoding MFS transporter, encoding MTTDTVSPAAGETTSPTAPANTPRRVMIASLAGTTIEFYDFYIFATAAALVIGPTFFPGESSQMQVLAAFMSFGLAFVARPVGSFLFGHFGDRIGRKSTLVASLVLMGGATVGIGLLPGYQSIGIAAPILLCVFRLCQGLGIGGEWGGAALLATENAPRGRRAFFGMFPQLGPSLGFLLANGVFLVILLSMSDEAFMVWGWRIPFLLSAVLVVIGLYVRTTLAESEVFTREQQKPPGRAPLIELLRNHRTPLLQGTLAMVACYAIFYITTVFTLNYATQTQGVDRGTFLGMLCFAIIFMAGATPLSALACDRFGRKPVIISGLIFTIAVGLMLAPLISSASIPLTLVFLCLGLTAMGWIYAPMGALLPELLPTRVRYSGAGIAYSLAGILGASLAPYAAQWLVTQGGLSWVGYYIVGMATLSLLAMLSVRETRDRTL
- a CDS encoding YqaA family protein, whose amino-acid sequence is MLDIGLTGLFISAFLSATLLPMGSEAVLASLLLKGGSPVALVAVATVGNVLGSLLNYAMGYWANQGWLKRQKPGVMARAEQRFRRYGRWSLLLAWVPIIGDPLTLIAGVLRVNLLWFVGLVTLGKALRYIVLSLLIL